One genomic window of Aliiroseovarius sp. M344 includes the following:
- a CDS encoding O-acetylhomoserine aminocarboxypropyltransferase/cysteine synthase family protein: protein MSDDRQLGFDTLQIHAGTEPDPATGARQVPIYQTTAYVFKDAEHAARLFNLEEVGFIYSRLTNPTVAALQNRIAALEGGAGAVCCSSGHAAQIMALFPLMGPGKNVVASTRLYGGSITQLSLTIKRFGWETKFVDFDDEAAVAAAIDDNTRAVFCESIANPGGYITDIPAIAAISDKAGVPLIVDNTSATPYLCNPISLGATLVVHSTTKYLTGNGTVMGGCVVDSGKFDWMASDKFPSLSQPEPAYHGLTFGAALGPMAFTFHGIAIGLRDLGMTMNPQAAHYTLMGIETLSLRMEKHVANAEKVANWLEADPRVDAVTYAGLDSSPYKSRMATVCPKGAGALFTVAVKGGYDACVKLVDSLELFSHVANLGDTRSLIIHSASTTHRQLSEEQQIAAGAAPNVVRISIGTEDAADIIADLDQALAKATA, encoded by the coding sequence ATGTCCGACGACCGCCAACTGGGCTTTGACACGCTGCAAATCCATGCAGGGACCGAGCCTGACCCGGCCACCGGCGCCCGTCAGGTGCCGATTTACCAAACCACGGCTTACGTGTTCAAAGATGCCGAGCACGCCGCGCGGCTCTTCAATCTGGAAGAAGTGGGCTTTATTTATTCGCGCCTGACCAATCCGACTGTGGCCGCGCTGCAAAACCGCATCGCCGCGCTTGAAGGTGGCGCAGGTGCTGTTTGCTGTTCTTCGGGTCACGCGGCCCAGATCATGGCACTGTTCCCGCTGATGGGTCCGGGCAAGAATGTCGTCGCCTCGACCCGGCTCTATGGCGGTTCAATCACCCAACTGAGCCTGACCATCAAACGTTTTGGCTGGGAAACCAAGTTCGTTGATTTCGATGACGAGGCCGCCGTGGCCGCTGCCATCGACGACAACACCCGTGCCGTGTTCTGCGAATCCATCGCAAACCCCGGTGGCTATATCACTGACATTCCAGCGATTGCTGCGATTTCTGACAAAGCGGGCGTGCCGCTGATCGTCGACAACACCTCGGCCACGCCTTACTTGTGCAACCCGATCTCTCTTGGTGCCACCTTGGTTGTGCATTCAACCACCAAATACCTGACCGGCAATGGCACGGTTATGGGTGGCTGTGTGGTCGATTCCGGTAAGTTCGACTGGATGGCATCCGACAAATTCCCGTCGCTCAGCCAACCCGAGCCTGCCTATCACGGTCTGACCTTCGGTGCAGCGCTTGGCCCAATGGCGTTCACCTTCCATGGGATCGCAATTGGCCTGCGCGATCTGGGCATGACCATGAACCCGCAAGCCGCGCATTATACGCTTATGGGCATCGAAACCCTGTCGCTGCGGATGGAAAAACACGTCGCCAACGCCGAAAAAGTTGCCAATTGGCTTGAGGCCGACCCGCGTGTCGATGCGGTGACCTATGCCGGCCTGGACAGCTCGCCCTATAAATCGCGCATGGCGACTGTTTGCCCGAAAGGCGCCGGAGCCCTGTTCACCGTCGCGGTCAAAGGCGGCTATGACGCTTGTGTCAAGCTGGTGGATAGTCTGGAGCTGTTCAGCCACGTTGCGAACCTTGGTGACACGCGCTCGCTGATCATCCACTCGGCTTCAACCACCCACCGGCAATTGTCGGAAGAGCAGCAGATCGCAGCCGGTGCCGCCCCCAACGTGGTCCGGATTTCAATCGGAACCGAGGATGCCGCGGACATCATCGCCGATCTGGATCAGGCACTGGCAAAAGCGACCGCCTGA
- a CDS encoding SIMPL domain-containing protein has protein sequence MRKTIAIFGFLMALSSPVLADGDMDARLSVTGHGISQVEPDMARISLGVTKDAVEAGAALDEVASIAQSIFARLAEVGIEPRDMQSSQVNLSPQYDYNRNSEGPAKLTGFIASTMVTVRVRDLSQLGPIMSAVTADGANQLNGLQFDLQDRQPAEDEARANAVKDAMARANVLAEAAGVTLGSIVSIQEGGGNVPAPAYGRMAMEAVQSDMPVAAGELEIGSSVTMVFELGEE, from the coding sequence ATGCGGAAAACGATTGCGATTTTTGGATTTCTGATGGCGCTTTCATCCCCCGTTTTGGCGGATGGTGATATGGATGCGCGACTGTCGGTCACGGGGCATGGCATATCTCAGGTGGAACCGGATATGGCTCGGATCAGCCTTGGCGTGACAAAAGACGCGGTCGAGGCCGGGGCTGCGCTTGATGAGGTGGCAAGTATTGCACAGTCTATTTTTGCTCGCCTTGCCGAGGTGGGGATCGAGCCGCGCGACATGCAAAGCTCTCAGGTGAACCTGTCGCCGCAGTATGACTATAACCGCAATTCAGAGGGTCCAGCAAAGCTGACAGGGTTTATTGCCAGCACGATGGTTACGGTGCGTGTGCGCGACCTCAGCCAGCTTGGTCCGATCATGTCGGCGGTCACAGCTGATGGCGCTAACCAATTGAATGGATTGCAGTTTGACCTGCAAGATCGCCAGCCTGCCGAAGATGAGGCGCGTGCCAATGCGGTGAAGGACGCGATGGCACGGGCAAATGTGCTGGCCGAGGCCGCCGGGGTGACGCTGGGGTCGATCGTTTCGATCCAAGAAGGCGGCGGCAACGTGCCTGCGCCTGCCTATGGTCGCATGGCGATGGAGGCCGTTCAGTCGGACATGCCCGTCGCGGCAGGCGAGCTTGAGATAGGATCGAGTGTGACCATGGTGTTTGAATTGGGTGAAGAGTAG